From a region of the Gossypium raimondii isolate GPD5lz chromosome 10, ASM2569854v1, whole genome shotgun sequence genome:
- the LOC105776218 gene encoding DEAD-box ATP-dependent RNA helicase 42 produces the protein MEDSEKRRHRERRDRDRDRDRERRRSEREKSSDSDREKEREKEKHRDRGRERKDREREKEKERERAREKEREREKREREREREREREKREREREREREKEREREKKAREKEKRREYNSDDSKEEKERHRKRRRRERDDEDDCNDDYKERESKSNRGESPARKKSGEDELEKKGKKSREEEMEDEQRKLDEEMEKRRRRVQEWQELRRKKEEMEREKRGEGNAVEEEEAKVGKAWTLEGESDDDEAASSMNAEMSMEVDDNENAKPDGKVTGDAMHDGGNSEDGKDKMVVDQNGDNGVAENDDEIDPLDAFMNSMVLPEVEKLSNAVVDPPPSDSNGNLKTDKKDGLSNGGQEQPKKGSNKALGRIIPGEDSDSDYGDVENDEENLEDEDDDEFMKRVKKTKAEKLSIVDHSKIDYKPFRKNFYIEVKEISRMIPEEVSAYRKELELKLHGKDVPKPIKTWHQTGLTSKILETIRKLNYEKPMPIQAQALPVIMSGRDCIGIAKTGSGKTLAFVLPMLRHIKDQPPVVAGDGPIGLIMAPTRELVQQIHSDIKKFTKVMGIRCVPVYGGSGVAQQISELKRGTEIVVCTPGRMIDILCTSGGKISNLRRVTYLVLDEADRMFDMGFEPQITRIVQNIRPDRQTVLFSATFPRQVEILARKVLNKPVEIQVGGRSVVNKDITQLVEMRPESERFLRLLELLGEWYEKGKILIFVHSQEKCDALFRDLLKHGYPCLSLHGAKDQTDRESTISDFKSNVCNLLIATSVAARGLDVKELELVINFDVPNHYEDYVHRVGRTGRAGRKGCAITFISEDDARYAPDLVKALELSEQVVPDDLKALADGFMAKVNQGLEQAHGTGYGGSGFKFNEEEDEKRKAAKKAQAKEYGFEEDKSDSEDEDEGVRKAGGDISQQTALAQIAAMAAASKASTALMQNPLSSGQLLPNAVLPISLPGVHGVSMPGTAAVVPGSGLSGLPNEEAARKAALQAALNLQHNLAKIQADVMPEHYEAELEINEFPQNARWKVTHKETLGPISEWTGAAITTRGQYFPPGRIPGPGERKLYLFIEGPTELSVKRAKAELKRVLEDISHQSLQLPGGTQPGRYQVL, from the coding sequence ATGGAAGATTCAGAAAAGAGAAGGCACCGTGAGAGAAGAGATAGGGATAGGGATAGGGATCGAGAACGGCGTCGTTCCGAGAGAGAGAAGAGCAGCGATTCCGATAGAGAAAAGgagagggaaaaagaaaagcatcGAGATAGGGGAAGGGAAAGGAAAGATAGGGAACGAGAGAAGGAAAAGGAGAGGGAAAGAGCTAGGGAGAaggaaagggaaagggaaaagcgtgaaagggaaagggaaagggaaagaGAAAGGGAGAAGAgggaaagagaaagagaaagggaaagggaaaaagaGAGGGAGAGGGAAAAGAAGGCGAGGGAAAAGGAGAAGAGGAGGGAATATAATAGTGATGATAGCAAGGAGGAGAAGGAACGACATAGGAAGCGGCGAAGGAGGGAACGCGATGACGAAGATGACTGTAACGATGATTATAAGGAGAGGGAGAGTAAATCGAATAGGGGAGAGAGTCCTGCTAGGAAAAAGAGTGGTGAAGATGAGTTGGAGAAGAAAGGGAAGAAAAGTAGGGAAGAGGAAATGGAAGATGAGCAGCGTAAATTGGATGAGGAGATGGAGAAAAGGAGGAGGAGGGTTCAAGAATGGCAGGAGTTGAGGAGGAAGAAGGAAGAAATGGAGAGGGAGAAACGTGGGGAAGGGAATGCGGTTGAAGAGGAGGAGGCTAAGGTTGGTAAAGCTTGGACCCTTGAAGGGGAATCAGATGATGATGAAGCGGCTTCTTCTATGAATGCGGAGATGAGTATGGAGGTCGATGATAATGAGAATGCTAAGCCTGATGGTAAGGTAACTGGAGATGCAATGCATGACGGTGGGAATTCTGAGGATGGAAAAGATAAAATGGTTGTTGACCAAAATGGGGATAATGGGGTTGCTGAgaatgatgatgaaattgacCCATTAGATGCTTTTATGAATTCAATGGTGCTACCTGAAGTTGAGAAGCTAAGTAATGCAGTTGTTGATCCTCCTCCTAGTGATAGCAATGGGAACCTGAAGACTGATAAAAAAGATGGCTTGAGTAATGGTGGACAGGAGCAGCCAAAGAAAGGTTCGAACAAGGCACTTGGGAGAATCATTCCCGGCGAAGATTCGGATTCGGATTACGGGGATGTTGAGAATGACGAAGAGAATTTAGAAGATGAAGACGATGATGAGTTCATGAAAAGGGTAAAGAAGACAAAAGCTGAAAAACTATCGATTGTAGACCATTCAAAGATCGATTATAAACCATTCAGGAAAAATTTCTATATTGAAGTTAAGGAGATATCTAGAATGATACCTGAGGAAGTGTCTGCTTATAGGAAGGAATTGGAATTGAAGTTACATGGAAAGGATGTGCCGAAACCAATCAAAACCTGGCATCAAACTGGACTAACAAGTAAAATATTAGAGACAATAAGGAAGCTAAATTATGAGAAGCCAATGCCAATTCAAGCTCAGGCACTGCCTGTAATCATGAGTGGTCGAGACTGCATTGGTATAGCAAAAACTGGCTCTGGTAAAACCCTTGCTTTTGTGTTACCTATGTTAAGGCATATTAAAGATCAGCCACCTGTAGTAGCTGGAGATGGGCCTATTGGACTCATTATGGCACCCACAAGGGAGCTTGTACAGCAGATTCATAGTGACATAAAGAAGTTTACCAAGGTAATGGGAATCAGATGTGTTCCTGTGTATGGAGGTTCTGGTGTTGCCCAGCAGATTAGTGAATTAAAAAGGGGAACAGAGATTGTTGTATGTACTCCAGGTAGGATGATTGATATACTTTGTACCAGTGGGGGAAAAATTAGTAATCTTCGTAGAGTGACATACTTGGTTCTGGATGAAGCTGACAGAATGTTTGATATGGGTTTTGAACCTCAAATTACTCGAATTGTTCAAAATATTCGACCTGATCGCCAAACTGTACTATTTTCTGCTACTTTCCCTCGCCAGGTTGAGATTTTGGCACGGAAAGTGTTGAATAAACCTGTTGAAATACAGGTTGGTGGGAGAAGTGTTGTGAACAAGGACATAACCCAGTTGGTTGAGATGAGGCCAGAAAGTGAAAGGTTCCTAAGATTGTTAGAACTTCTAGGTGAATGGTATGAGAAGGGGAAAATTCTGATTTTTGTCCACAGTCAAGAAAAGTGTGATGCTTTGTTCAGGGATTTGCTCAAACATGGTTACCCTTGCCTGTCACTTCATGGGGCCAAGGATCAGACTGATCGGGAGTCCACCATTTCTGATTTTAAGAGCAATGTTTGCAATTTGTTGATTGCAACAAGTGTTGCAGCTAGGGGTTTAGATGTAAAGGAGCTTGAATTAGTGATTAACTTTGATGTACCAAATCATTATGAAGATTATGTTCACCGTGTTGGTAGGACTGGTAGAGCTGGGCGGAAAGGCTGTGCTATCACATTTATCTCTGAGGATGATGCAAGATATGCACCGGATCTCGTAAAAGCTTTAGAACTCTCTGAGCAAGTTGTTCCTGATGACCTGAAAGCTCTCGCAGATGGCTTTATGGCAAAAGTCAATCAGGGACTTGAGCAGGCTCATGGAACAGGTTATGGTGGAAGTGGTTTTAAATTcaatgaagaggaggatgaaaagagaaaagcaGCAAAGAAAGCACAAGCAAAAGAATATGGGTTTGAGGAAGACAAGTCAGACTcggaagatgaagatgaagggGTGCGGAAGGCAGGTGGTGACATCTCACAGCAGACAGCACTTGCTCAGATAGCTGCCATGGCTGCTGCCTCCAAAGCTAGTACTGCTTTGATGCAGAATCCTCTATCATCTGGCCAACTGCTTCCCAATGCTGTATTGCCTATTTCTCTTCCTGGTGTACATGGTGTCTCAATGCCTGGGACTGCAGCAGTTGTTCCTGGTAGTGGGCTGTCTGGTCTTCCAAATGAAGAGGCTGCTCGAAAAGCTGCACTGCAAGCTGCTCTCAATTTACAGCATAACCTAGCAAAGATTCAAGCTGATGTTATGCCTGAACATTATGAAGCTGAGTTGGAGATCAATGAATTCCCACAAAATGCTCGATGGAAGGTTACCCACAAGGAAACTTTGGGCCCAATATCGGAATGGACTGGAGCTGCCATTACTACGAGGGGCCAGTATTTCCCACCTGGTCGGATCCCAGGACCAGGAGAACGCAAGCTTTACTTGTTCATTGAAGGACCTACTGAGTTATCTGTTAAGAGAGCTAAGGCAGAACTGAAACGTGTGCTGGAAGACATCTCACACCAGTCCTTACAACTTCCTGGTGGGACTCAACCCGGCAGATACCAAGTTTTGTAG